The Leptolyngbya subtilissima AS-A7 genome includes a region encoding these proteins:
- the lipA gene encoding lipoyl synthase translates to MTSTTNSRQQLRAELERMPDWLRRPIGNASEISAVQRIVKERQIHTICEEGRCPNRGECYANRTATFLLMGSVCTRACSFCQVEKGHAPMTLDPYEPEKVAESVRLLGLRYVVLTSVARDDLPDHGASWFATVMHTIRQENPGIEIEVLTPDFWGGPTRAVGQADRVQTVVAAKPACYNHNLETVRRLQDPVRRGAKYDRSLRVLSLVKEFDHTMPTKSGLMVGHGETEAELIEAMQDLRQVGCDRITIGQYMRPSLDHRPVDRYWTPEEFTRLGKIAQGLGFEHVRSGPLVRSSYHAGEAP, encoded by the coding sequence ATGACTTCTACAACCAATTCACGGCAGCAGCTCAGGGCTGAGCTAGAGCGCATGCCCGACTGGCTGCGTCGCCCTATCGGCAACGCCAGCGAGATTTCGGCAGTGCAGCGCATTGTCAAAGAGCGGCAAATTCACACCATTTGCGAAGAGGGCCGCTGCCCCAACCGAGGCGAGTGCTACGCCAACCGCACCGCCACCTTTTTGCTGATGGGGTCGGTGTGCACCCGCGCCTGCTCATTTTGTCAGGTGGAAAAGGGCCACGCGCCCATGACCCTCGACCCCTACGAACCCGAAAAGGTTGCGGAATCGGTACGGCTGCTGGGCTTGCGCTACGTGGTGCTGACTTCGGTAGCGCGGGATGATTTACCCGACCACGGGGCCAGCTGGTTCGCCACCGTGATGCACACCATTCGTCAGGAGAATCCGGGGATTGAAATCGAAGTGTTGACTCCAGACTTTTGGGGTGGGCCAACCCGTGCAGTCGGGCAGGCCGATCGCGTTCAGACCGTAGTGGCTGCCAAGCCCGCCTGCTACAACCACAACCTCGAAACTGTGCGGCGACTGCAAGATCCAGTGCGGCGCGGGGCTAAGTACGATCGCTCCCTCCGTGTCCTATCGCTGGTGAAGGAATTTGACCACACCATGCCGACAAAATCGGGACTGATGGTGGGCCACGGCGAAACCGAGGCAGAACTGATTGAGGCGATGCAAGATTTGCGGCAGGTGGGGTGCGATCGCATCACCATCGGCCAATACATGCGCCCCTCTCTCGATCACCGTCCAGTCGATCGCTACTGGACTCCTGAAGAGTTCACCCGGTTAGGAAAAATTGCCCAAGGACTCGGATTCGAGCATGTGCGCTCTGGGCCGTTGGTGCGCAGCTCTTACCACGCTGGGGAAGCGCCTTGA
- the folB gene encoding dihydroneopterin aldolase: MDAIHLSNIRAYGYTGALPEENVLGQWFQADLILYLDLAEATQSDRLADTHDYRTVINGTQQIIREAKFALIERLAGAIATLALDSDARLQRVTVKVTKLNPPIPDYTGQVAVEITRDRIQ; the protein is encoded by the coding sequence ATGGATGCCATTCACTTAAGCAATATTCGCGCCTACGGCTACACGGGGGCGCTGCCCGAAGAAAACGTGCTGGGCCAGTGGTTTCAGGCCGACCTCATACTGTATTTGGATTTGGCTGAGGCTACCCAGAGCGATCGCCTCGCCGACACCCACGACTATCGCACCGTGATCAACGGCACCCAGCAGATTATTCGCGAAGCCAAGTTTGCGCTAATTGAGCGGCTGGCGGGGGCGATCGCTACCCTAGCGCTCGACTCTGATGCGCGTCTGCAACGGGTCACGGTCAAAGTTACCAAGCTCAATCCACCTATCCCCGACTACACGGGTCAGGTGGCGGTAGAAATCACCCGCGATAGAATCCAGTAA
- a CDS encoding RNA polymerase sigma factor, RpoD/SigA family — MATTYNSDRDSSIAWADESMDGFDTDLNRVAEKVSAADSQITPDLTAWDEDREVLAKFSQSEAMSEMGLSGYSKTITDDAVGAFFKEMARYPLLKPSEEIELARQVRFLSKVEAASEKLQKELGRKPNRQELVEKLKISEAEFTQKLHEGRTAKRRMIRSNLRLVVSIAKRYLNRGVPFLDLIQEGALGLNRATEKFDPDKGYKFSTYAYWWIRQGITRTIANDARTIRLPIHIVEKLNKLKKAHRDLRRDLQRNPSEQELADALDVTVDQLRSLQQVRRRSLSLNHRVGKGEDTELMELLEDSSTQTPESKISENMMRQEITSVLGEVLTEREKDIITLRYGLATGETHTLEEVGGIFNLSRERVRQIQTKAMRKLRRPQVAARLKGWLK; from the coding sequence ATGGCCACTACATATAACTCCGACAGAGACAGTTCTATTGCTTGGGCCGATGAATCCATGGATGGGTTCGACACCGACTTAAATCGAGTGGCAGAAAAGGTGTCTGCCGCTGATAGCCAAATCACCCCAGACCTTACGGCCTGGGACGAAGATCGGGAGGTTCTGGCAAAGTTTTCTCAGTCAGAGGCCATGTCAGAGATGGGGCTGTCGGGCTATAGCAAAACCATTACCGACGATGCCGTTGGGGCTTTCTTTAAGGAAATGGCGCGCTACCCGCTGCTAAAGCCGAGTGAAGAAATTGAGCTTGCCCGGCAGGTACGCTTCTTATCTAAGGTCGAAGCCGCCAGTGAAAAATTGCAAAAAGAGTTGGGTCGTAAACCCAACCGACAAGAACTAGTTGAGAAACTAAAGATCAGCGAAGCGGAGTTCACCCAAAAGCTCCACGAAGGTAGAACTGCCAAGCGAAGAATGATTCGCTCTAACCTGCGGTTGGTGGTGTCGATCGCCAAGCGCTATTTAAACCGAGGAGTGCCTTTTCTCGATTTAATTCAAGAAGGAGCGCTGGGATTAAACCGAGCCACCGAAAAATTTGATCCCGACAAGGGCTACAAATTTTCGACCTACGCCTACTGGTGGATTCGCCAGGGCATTACTCGCACCATCGCCAACGATGCCCGCACGATTCGCCTGCCGATCCACATTGTGGAAAAGTTGAACAAGCTGAAGAAAGCTCACCGCGATCTGCGGCGCGATTTGCAGCGCAACCCCAGCGAGCAAGAACTGGCTGATGCCCTCGATGTGACGGTTGATCAATTGAGAAGTTTGCAGCAGGTGCGGCGGCGATCGCTCTCCTTAAACCACCGCGTTGGTAAAGGCGAAGACACCGAATTGATGGAGCTGCTCGAAGACAGCAGCACCCAGACACCGGAGTCTAAAATTAGCGAAAACATGATGCGCCAAGAAATTACCAGCGTGCTGGGCGAGGTGCTGACCGAACGCGAAAAAGATATCATTACGCTGCGCTATGGGCTGGCGACTGGCGAGACTCACACGCTAGAAGAGGTGGGCGGCATCTTCAACCTCTCCCGAGAGCGGGTGCGCCAGATTCAAACCAAAGCTATGCGCAAGCTGCGGCGGCCCCAGGTGGCTGCCCGCCTCAAAGGTTGGCTCAAGTAG
- the priA gene encoding primosomal protein N', translating to MGLGESGPQPQWVNVLVDYGGQPAEYTYVVPASLEVQVGDILTVPFRHQSIGAIALSLSLTPPANLVAHQIRSVEGVVEQRFFAPPYWVLLQRVAHYYQVPLMQVLKTALPPGLLAKSQRRLRLRRDRLPQIPLAPGLKELVEDLQRSPTGDYTWPYLQKRGHSYRTLQQLIQLGWAESYLAPPQPPQAKRRQAVTLVCGDTLPSALTARQQDIIATLRRQGSDLWLSDALQLCQTTSPTLRRLAQMGCLVIEPREQLRTETGPALLPDQPKPLTHYQAQVLAPINKSQQGSQFLLHGVTGSGKTEVYLQAIAPRLAAGQSALVLVPEIGLTPQLTDRFRRRFGAQVWVYHSNLADGERYDTWRQSLRPSKPLVIVGTRSAIFMPLPNLGLIILDEEHDSSYKQDVPPCYHARTVARWRAELENCPLVLGSATPSLDTWVQCQGLGEEMLDAAMPIDREMAVSRTKTLDDRQISTLAGVETSIASNFGGLGERSALASSQTMRAANSQRKESLPWTYLSLPERVQAQPLPTVNVVDMRDELQDGNRSILSRSLQTALATMKAEGNQGLLFIHRRGHSSFVSCRSCGYVMMCPHCDVSLSYHQPGANSAMTLRCHYCNYSQNHPKHCPACSSPYLKHFGSGTQRVVNALAETFPELSCIRFDSDTTRTKGAHRALLTRFAEGGADLLVGTQMLTKGIDLPQVTLVGIIAADGLLYMNDYWASERALQMLIQVAGRAGRGTQPGQVFLQTYTPDHPVVEAVTRHAYEGFIAAEWTQRQLLQYPPAGQMVLLRLSSTDPDAVQQTAEILAQHVTQMLAGSSYQLLGPAPAPIPRVARRYRWHLVVKGPLHEPLPNLQDLKRHCPSQVSLTIDVDPLNLA from the coding sequence GTGGGCCTTGGTGAGAGTGGACCCCAGCCTCAGTGGGTCAACGTTTTGGTGGACTATGGCGGCCAGCCCGCAGAATATACCTATGTAGTGCCTGCTTCGCTAGAGGTACAGGTGGGTGACATATTAACGGTGCCCTTTCGTCATCAAAGCATTGGCGCGATCGCCCTTTCCCTTTCCCTAACTCCTCCAGCCAACTTGGTGGCCCACCAGATTAGATCTGTAGAGGGCGTGGTTGAACAGCGGTTTTTCGCCCCGCCCTACTGGGTGTTGTTGCAGCGGGTGGCTCACTACTACCAAGTGCCGCTGATGCAGGTGCTCAAGACAGCGCTGCCGCCAGGGCTGCTAGCCAAATCCCAGCGACGGCTGCGGCTGCGGCGCGATCGCCTGCCCCAGATCCCCTTAGCGCCAGGGCTGAAGGAGCTAGTGGAGGATCTCCAGCGATCGCCCACGGGAGACTACACCTGGCCCTATCTACAAAAACGCGGCCACAGCTATCGAACCCTGCAACAGCTTATCCAGTTGGGTTGGGCCGAGTCTTACTTGGCACCACCCCAGCCGCCCCAAGCCAAGCGCCGCCAGGCAGTTACCCTGGTCTGCGGCGACACCCTACCCTCCGCTTTGACGGCCCGTCAGCAAGACATCATTGCTACACTGCGCCGTCAGGGTAGCGATCTGTGGCTGAGCGATGCTTTGCAACTGTGCCAAACCACCAGTCCTACTCTGAGGCGATTGGCCCAGATGGGCTGCTTGGTGATCGAGCCGCGCGAGCAGCTGCGGACTGAAACTGGGCCAGCGCTGCTGCCCGATCAGCCCAAGCCCCTTACCCACTATCAGGCTCAGGTGCTCGCTCCTATTAATAAGAGTCAGCAAGGGAGTCAGTTTTTACTGCATGGGGTAACGGGGTCGGGGAAGACCGAGGTGTATTTGCAGGCGATCGCCCCTCGCCTTGCCGCTGGGCAGTCGGCCCTGGTGCTGGTGCCCGAGATTGGCCTCACTCCCCAGCTCACCGATCGCTTTCGCCGTCGCTTTGGCGCTCAGGTGTGGGTCTACCACAGCAATCTAGCCGATGGCGAACGCTACGACACCTGGCGGCAGAGCCTCAGGCCGTCTAAACCACTAGTGATTGTAGGCACCCGTTCTGCCATCTTTATGCCCCTGCCCAACCTGGGCCTGATCATTCTCGACGAAGAACACGACAGCAGCTACAAGCAAGACGTGCCCCCCTGCTACCACGCTCGCACCGTCGCCCGTTGGCGAGCTGAGTTGGAAAACTGCCCCCTGGTGCTCGGTTCCGCTACGCCCTCCCTCGATACCTGGGTGCAGTGTCAGGGGTTGGGCGAGGAGATGTTAGACGCAGCGATGCCAATAGATCGGGAAATGGCCGTATCCCGAACGAAGACGCTAGATGACCGCCAAATTTCAACCTTGGCAGGTGTTGAAACTTCGATTGCCTCCAACTTTGGCGGGCTTGGAGAGCGCTCTGCCTTAGCATCCAGTCAGACTATGCGCGCCGCCAACTCTCAACGAAAAGAATCCCTGCCCTGGACATATCTTTCGCTGCCGGAGCGGGTGCAGGCCCAGCCGCTGCCCACTGTAAACGTTGTGGATATGCGCGACGAGCTACAAGACGGCAACCGCAGCATTCTCAGCCGATCGCTACAAACCGCTTTGGCCACCATGAAAGCCGAGGGCAACCAGGGATTGTTGTTCATTCATCGGCGGGGGCACAGCAGTTTTGTGTCGTGCCGCAGCTGTGGCTATGTGATGATGTGCCCCCACTGCGATGTGTCGCTGTCGTACCACCAGCCAGGGGCAAACAGCGCCATGACTCTGCGCTGCCACTACTGCAACTATAGCCAGAACCATCCCAAACACTGCCCGGCCTGTAGCTCACCCTACCTCAAACACTTTGGCAGCGGCACCCAGCGGGTAGTTAATGCTCTGGCTGAAACCTTTCCAGAGCTCAGCTGCATTCGCTTCGACAGCGACACTACCCGTACCAAAGGGGCTCACCGCGCGCTGCTGACTCGCTTTGCCGAGGGTGGAGCCGATCTGCTGGTGGGTACCCAAATGCTGACTAAGGGCATCGATCTGCCCCAGGTTACCCTGGTGGGCATCATTGCCGCCGACGGACTCCTATATATGAATGATTATTGGGCCAGCGAGCGAGCGCTGCAAATGCTAATTCAGGTGGCGGGGCGGGCGGGGCGCGGCACCCAGCCAGGGCAGGTCTTTTTACAGACCTATACCCCCGACCATCCGGTGGTAGAAGCGGTTACCCGCCATGCTTATGAGGGCTTTATCGCCGCTGAGTGGACGCAGCGACAGTTATTGCAGTACCCGCCTGCCGGGCAGATGGTGCTACTGCGGCTCAGCAGTACCGATCCTGACGCAGTGCAACAAACGGCTGAAATCCTCGCTCAGCATGTGACTCAGATGCTGGCCGGGTCGTCTTATCAACTGCTGGGACCAGCCCCAGCACCAATTCCGCGAGTTGCCCGTCGCTACCGCTGGCATCTAGTCGTCAAAGGCCCCCTGCATGAGCCTTTACCTAACCTACAAGACCTGAAACGCCATTGCCCCAGCCAAGTGAGTCTCACTATTGATGTCGATCCGCTAAATTTGGCTTAA
- a CDS encoding pantothenate kinase, producing MGTGRQSFWLALIIGNSRWHWAAFADDGHDSGVGDRWLGSWHTAHLSESQVNTLYQGHFALSAWQQLGIETALPSNADNGNQGLGEHPEIWLASVVDAPLTWLLDYPNIYPIKTEQVPLQNTYATFGVDRALALVGAGDVWGWPALVVDCGTALTFTAGVEQRLIGGAILPGLRSQFRALHTHTDRLPALEFNPEIWPQRWATNTAEAIASGILHTQLAGIRDFIQAWQTDWPQGAVVLTGGDSAAVYHAMKKQTPPLTQQVRVDPDLGFWGLRVCRQQLKQLETL from the coding sequence ATGGGTACAGGTCGTCAATCTTTTTGGCTAGCTTTGATCATTGGCAACAGCCGCTGGCATTGGGCTGCCTTTGCAGATGATGGTCACGATTCGGGGGTAGGCGATCGCTGGCTAGGGTCGTGGCACACCGCTCACCTATCAGAATCCCAGGTGAATACGCTCTATCAAGGCCATTTTGCGCTCTCGGCTTGGCAGCAGTTGGGGATTGAGACCGCTCTTCCCTCTAACGCAGACAACGGGAACCAAGGGCTGGGGGAGCATCCCGAAATTTGGCTGGCTTCCGTCGTCGATGCGCCCCTAACTTGGCTGTTGGACTATCCCAACATTTACCCGATCAAAACTGAACAGGTGCCGCTGCAAAACACCTACGCCACCTTTGGGGTAGATCGCGCTCTAGCGCTGGTGGGTGCAGGGGATGTCTGGGGCTGGCCGGCGCTGGTAGTTGACTGCGGTACGGCTCTAACCTTTACCGCTGGAGTCGAGCAACGTCTGATCGGGGGCGCAATCTTGCCGGGGTTGCGATCGCAATTTCGAGCCCTCCATACTCATACCGATCGGCTGCCAGCACTAGAGTTTAATCCTGAGATTTGGCCCCAGCGTTGGGCAACCAACACGGCTGAGGCGATCGCTAGCGGCATTTTGCACACCCAGCTAGCGGGAATTCGCGATTTCATTCAAGCTTGGCAGACTGACTGGCCCCAGGGCGCGGTCGTGCTAACGGGGGGAGATAGCGCGGCTGTCTATCACGCCATGAAAAAGCAGACCCCGCCCCTGACCCAGCAAGTCAGGGTAGACCCAGACCTGGGATTTTGGGGATTGAGGGTCTGCCGTCAGCAGCTCAAGCAATTGGAGACGCTATAG
- a CDS encoding M48 family metallopeptidase — MLTPLTQLTKNSFLRRGLYGLLAAVMAITIGLSTPTASQAGIFDLIFQGIRYVQLGNLSDQDEVNLGGQIDRQLKAQAGVRVYNRNSGVNAYINEIGQRLATNSDRPNIPYTFQVVDDDGVNAFATAGGFVYIQTGLIKAAANEAELAGVMAHEIGHITGRHAIGQMRQQALASGVAGALEVRQDALVNIGVQLALQLPNSREAEYDADRRGFNNLGRAGYDTRGFITFMQKLEGGSSAEFLSSHPNPGNRVSNLQSMNSSGTYPNNGVGTDANAYRNRIRGL; from the coding sequence ATGCTTACTCCTCTCACGCAACTGACAAAAAATTCTTTTTTGCGCCGCGGGCTGTATGGCTTACTGGCCGCCGTCATGGCGATCACCATTGGCCTATCGACTCCCACTGCGTCCCAGGCCGGCATTTTTGACCTGATTTTTCAGGGCATTCGCTATGTGCAGCTGGGCAACCTGTCTGACCAGGATGAAGTCAACCTAGGCGGCCAAATTGACCGCCAACTCAAGGCCCAGGCGGGGGTACGGGTTTACAACCGCAACTCGGGCGTTAATGCTTATATAAATGAAATTGGTCAGCGCCTGGCGACAAATAGCGATCGCCCCAACATACCCTACACGTTTCAGGTGGTAGATGACGACGGCGTCAACGCCTTCGCCACTGCTGGCGGCTTTGTCTACATTCAAACCGGACTAATTAAGGCGGCAGCTAATGAAGCTGAGCTAGCTGGTGTAATGGCCCACGAAATTGGCCACATCACTGGACGCCACGCCATTGGCCAGATGCGACAGCAGGCGCTAGCCAGTGGTGTGGCCGGTGCCCTAGAAGTGCGTCAAGATGCCCTGGTGAACATTGGGGTACAGCTTGCCCTACAGCTACCTAATAGCCGCGAGGCTGAGTATGACGCCGATCGCCGTGGATTTAACAACCTGGGCCGGGCGGGCTATGACACTAGGGGTTTTATCACCTTTATGCAAAAGCTAGAGGGTGGGTCTTCGGCTGAGTTTTTGAGTTCCCACCCCAACCCCGGCAACCGGGTAAGCAACCTGCAAAGTATGAACAGCAGTGGCACCTATCCCAACAATGGGGTGGGCACCGATGCCAACGCCTACCGCAATCGCATTCGCGGTCTATAG
- a CDS encoding DUF4330 domain-containing protein encodes MTLLDAKGRLFGKVSILDVAAALIILMVLFGIFLYPGTSGSVAQVGATTKPVEVDVMVRGLSSSDPKRLFAAIKNSETTNIIIRNQPYGQVKIKNAVLLPRSTTVPQPDGTVKALPDPRPELNYTLDMLITLEDDAQITDTGPVFGNSKVKVGTPIELDGDLYNFNASTVDVRVLENS; translated from the coding sequence ATGACCCTACTCGACGCTAAAGGCCGCCTGTTCGGCAAAGTCAGCATTTTAGATGTTGCGGCGGCGCTTATTATATTGATGGTCCTGTTTGGTATTTTTCTATATCCGGGCACCTCAGGGTCAGTGGCGCAGGTCGGTGCAACCACCAAGCCAGTGGAAGTAGACGTCATGGTGCGTGGTCTCTCCTCCTCTGACCCCAAACGGCTATTTGCAGCCATTAAGAATTCTGAAACTACGAACATCATCATTCGCAACCAGCCCTATGGCCAGGTCAAGATTAAAAACGCGGTGCTGCTGCCTCGCAGTACTACTGTGCCCCAGCCCGATGGCACGGTCAAAGCCCTGCCCGACCCTCGCCCTGAGTTGAACTACACACTGGACATGCTCATCACCCTCGAAGACGATGCCCAAATTACCGATACCGGGCCAGTGTTTGGCAACAGCAAGGTCAAAGTAGGTACTCCGATTGAGCTGGATGGCGATCTCTACAATTTCAACGCCAGCACCGTGGATGTCCGGGTTTTAGAAAACAGCTAG
- the bioB gene encoding biotin synthase BioB: MTATSTVTSRVNWQTLADQALAGEVLSREQADAVLTAPDTELLDQLAAAYRVRRHYWGNRVRLHFLLNAQSGLCPEDCHYCSQSKISAAEIEKYPFMAQEKILAAAERANTLKAGTFCMVISGRSPSDRVFGEVLDAVRQVKERYPMKICACLGLLDETQTQQLAAAGVDRVNHNLNTSEANYGEICTTHTFDDRVNTIQAVQSAGMTTCSGGIFGLGESNDDIIDMALALRRLEVTSVPLNFLIPIEGTPFEGRHELNPRQCLRILCLYRLLLPSQEIRIAGGREVQLRQLQPLGLYAANSIFVGDYLTTPGQAAQADYAMIRDAGFVLEGPDGEAMELPEAVFAVP; encoded by the coding sequence ATGACTGCCACTTCTACTGTGACTTCCCGTGTCAATTGGCAAACTCTGGCAGACCAGGCTTTAGCTGGTGAGGTGCTGAGTCGAGAGCAGGCTGACGCCGTCCTCACCGCCCCTGACACAGAGCTGCTCGATCAACTGGCGGCAGCCTACCGAGTGCGGCGACATTACTGGGGCAACCGGGTAAGGCTGCACTTTTTGCTCAATGCCCAAAGCGGCTTGTGCCCCGAAGACTGTCACTACTGCTCGCAGTCGAAAATCTCTGCTGCCGAAATCGAAAAATATCCCTTTATGGCCCAGGAGAAAATCCTGGCGGCGGCTGAGCGGGCCAATACGCTAAAGGCCGGTACGTTTTGCATGGTGATTTCGGGGCGATCGCCTTCCGATCGCGTCTTTGGTGAAGTGCTCGACGCGGTGCGTCAGGTCAAAGAACGCTACCCCATGAAAATCTGTGCCTGCCTCGGCCTGCTCGATGAAACCCAAACCCAGCAGTTGGCGGCGGCGGGAGTTGATCGAGTGAACCACAATCTCAACACTAGCGAAGCTAACTACGGCGAGATCTGCACCACCCACACCTTTGATGACCGGGTGAATACTATTCAGGCGGTGCAGTCGGCGGGCATGACCACCTGCTCTGGGGGCATCTTTGGCCTGGGCGAGTCGAATGACGACATTATCGACATGGCCCTGGCACTACGGCGGTTGGAGGTGACCAGCGTGCCGCTGAATTTTCTGATTCCCATTGAGGGCACACCTTTCGAGGGTCGCCATGAGCTAAACCCGCGTCAGTGTCTGCGGATTTTGTGTCTCTACCGACTGCTGCTGCCCTCCCAAGAAATTCGCATTGCCGGTGGCAGAGAAGTGCAGCTGCGGCAGCTTCAGCCCCTAGGCCTCTATGCCGCCAACTCAATTTTTGTGGGCGATTACTTAACGACACCTGGGCAAGCCGCTCAGGCTGACTACGCCATGATTCGCGATGCTGGGTTTGTGCTCGAAGGCCCTGACGGCGAGGCCATGGAGCTGCCAGAAGCAGTCTTCGCAGTCCCGTAG
- a CDS encoding TetR/AcrR family transcriptional regulator: MVQSPAVLNDKAVQILQGAMQEFLQNGYAGTSMDKVAATAGVSKPTVYNYFKDKEGLFRALIQYVAQARCEQVMGDGNLEGRPEVVIRRLITNAIESELHDLDYQNFVRLVAGESGRFPQLAQAFVEYLTKPAADQLTDYLKGCPELNLPDPEATARVVLGATVFFIMTQSVMHGEHIMPMEPKRLVDSLVNLVTRSQAA, translated from the coding sequence GTGGTTCAAAGTCCGGCAGTGCTAAATGACAAAGCCGTGCAAATTTTGCAGGGAGCAATGCAAGAGTTTCTGCAAAATGGCTACGCTGGCACCAGCATGGACAAAGTAGCCGCCACCGCCGGAGTCTCTAAACCAACGGTCTACAACTATTTCAAAGACAAAGAGGGACTGTTTCGAGCGCTGATTCAGTATGTGGCCCAGGCCCGGTGTGAGCAGGTGATGGGCGACGGCAACCTAGAGGGCCGTCCTGAAGTGGTGATTCGGCGCTTAATTACCAACGCCATTGAGAGCGAGCTCCACGACCTCGACTATCAAAATTTTGTGCGTCTAGTGGCGGGTGAGTCGGGCCGTTTTCCACAGCTAGCCCAGGCTTTTGTGGAATATCTCACCAAACCTGCCGCCGACCAGCTCACCGACTATCTCAAGGGCTGCCCAGAACTAAATTTGCCCGACCCAGAGGCGACAGCGCGAGTGGTGCTGGGCGCGACGGTGTTTTTTATCATGACCCAGAGTGTGATGCACGGGGAGCACATTATGCCCATGGAGCCCAAGCGCTTGGTGGATAGTTTGGTAAACCTGGTGACGCGATCGCAGGCTGCCTAA
- a CDS encoding ester cyclase, producing the protein MANQSMQATEPNQDLVLRFYKAFDDRTIDRALDLLAPNFVAHQAGMPEPLNKEGFNQFGLSFYTAFSQGHHRFDEIVAAGDRVVTCGTFTATHLGSFQGLPPTGKQISLAVMHIDRVENGKIVEHWGHGDALGLMQQLGVVFLPGPKLLPHLLRSAVTRWF; encoded by the coding sequence TTGGCGAATCAATCTATGCAGGCGACAGAGCCTAATCAGGACTTGGTGCTTCGTTTCTACAAAGCCTTCGACGATCGCACCATCGATCGTGCCCTAGATTTGCTCGCGCCTAACTTTGTCGCTCACCAAGCAGGAATGCCTGAGCCCCTAAACAAAGAAGGCTTTAACCAGTTTGGTCTGTCGTTTTATACGGCCTTTAGCCAGGGTCACCACAGGTTTGATGAAATTGTTGCGGCGGGCGATCGCGTCGTCACCTGCGGCACGTTTACAGCTACCCATCTTGGCTCCTTTCAAGGTTTACCACCCACCGGTAAGCAAATCAGCCTAGCGGTTATGCACATTGACCGAGTGGAGAACGGCAAGATTGTTGAACACTGGGGCCATGGCGATGCCCTGGGGCTGATGCAGCAGCTTGGCGTTGTCTTTCTACCCGGGCCTAAGCTGCTTCCCCATCTGCTACGCAGTGCTGTGACTCGATGGTTTTAG